A genome region from Nicotiana tabacum cultivar K326 chromosome 13, ASM71507v2, whole genome shotgun sequence includes the following:
- the LOC107810545 gene encoding pentatricopeptide repeat-containing protein At4g33990-like isoform X1, protein MLLFGCAKRRLQRDCQYLVRINSAMSAPRSMLLCHRGGLLLSFKGGRSTKSLPFFSFCCKLYSSRSCNEVLSNGVASRKKEINFEHLFKSCTKIYILKCLHALLAVSGKAQSIFIGTRLGNLYAHLGDVSLSQKTFCMIENKDAYTWNSMISSYVRNGHFRESLNCLNEMLSTADVKPDFYTFPPVLKACGNILDGARIHCWASKLGLEWDVFVAASLVHMYCRFQSSTFAFKIFKNMPFRDMGCWNAMISGFCQNGNAIEALSLLNEMRLEGIKMDSVTIATVLPICAQLDDIVHGMLIHLYVIKHGLELDVFVSNALINMYARFGELRHAQKVFDDMIVRDLISWNSLIAAYEQNNVPEKALKYFHEMMVNEIQPDLLTIVSLASSTAQTKNFHCCRSVHGFILRRCWIQEDVIVCNAVVDMYAKLGFIHCSRKVFDEMPVKDVVSWNSMISGYAQNGLASEAIEIYNMMKKCDDVAPNQGTWVSILPAYAHLGALREGMRTHGHVFRVALNLDVFVGTSLIDLYGKCGRLDDAMSLFYEVPRMSTVPWNAIISCHGIHGNGRVSLKLFNDMLGEGVKPDHVTFLSLLSACSHSGLVDEGKRYFHMMEQEFGIKPVLKHYGCFVDMFARAGRLETAYRFIKSMPLQPDASVWGALLGACRIHGNVELGKLASDNLFEVDPENVGYYVVLSNIYANYGKWEGVNEVRSLARDRGLKKTPGWSSVELNNKIEVFYTGNQSHPQCHEIYEELSILTAKMKTLGYTPDYTFVLQDVEDDEKEQILTSHSERLAIAYGILNTPHRSPLRIYKNLRVCGDCHNVTKLISKITEREIIVRDSNRFHHFKDGVCSCGDYW, encoded by the exons ATGCTGCTTTTTGGTTGCGCAAAGAGGCGCTTGCAAAGAGATTGCCAATATCTTGTCAGGATCAACAGTGCCATGTCAGCGCCGAGGTCAATGTTGCTATGTCACAGAGGTGG ATTATTACTGTCGTTCAAAGGTGGGCGTTCCACAAAATCTCTACCATTCTTCTCTTTCTGTTGCAAGTTATACTCAAGTAGAAGTTGCAATGAGGTGTTATCAAATGGTGTTGCAAGCAGGAAAAAAGAGATCAACTTTGAGCATTTATTCAAATCCTGTACCAAAATCTACATTTTGAAGTGCCTTCATGCCCTTCTTGCTGTGTCAGGGAAGGCTCAGAGTATCTTTATCGGCACTAGACTTGGGAATCTTTATGCTCACTTGGGTGATGTTTCTTTGTCTCAGAAGACTTTCTGCATGATAGAGAATAAAGATGCttatacctggaattccatgatATCATCTTATGTTCGTAATGGCCATTTCCGTGAATCTCTGAATTGTTTGAATGAAATGTTGTCCACGGCTGATGTTAAGCCTGACTTTTACACTTTCCCTCCAGTGTTGAAAGCTTGCGGTAATATACTTGATGGTGCAAGAATACATTGCTGGGCTTCGAAACTTGGCTTAGAGTGGGATGTGTTTGTAGCTGCCTCCTTGGTGCATATGTATTGCCGTTTCCAATCATCTACTTTTGCCTTTAAAATTTTTAAGAATATGCCTTTTCGGGATATGGGTTGTTGGAATGCTATGATATCTGGATTTTGTCAGAATGGAAATGCTATAGAGGCATTGAGCCTGTTGAATGAGATGAGATTAGAGGGTATAAAAATGGATTCGGTGACTATCGCAACAGTACTTCCTATATGTGCGCAGCTTGATGATATTGTGCACGGGATGTTAATTCACTTGTATGTTATAAAGCATGGCCTAGAATTAGATGTCTTTGTATCGAATGCCTTAATAAACATGTACGCCAGATTTGGTGAGTTAAGACATGCACAAAAAGTATTTGATGATATGATTGTAAGAGATTTAATATCATGGAACTCTTTAATTGCTGCGTATGAGCAAAATAATGTACCTGAAAAGGCACTGAAGTACTTTCATGAGATGATGGTAAATGAGATTCAGCCTGACCTGTTGACGATAGTGAGTTTAGCTTCTAGTACAGCTCAGACCAAAAATTTCCATTGCTGCAGATCTGTTCATGGATTTATATTGAGGAGATGTTGGATTCAGGAGGATGTTATTGTGTGTAATGCTGTTGTGGATATGTATGCAAAATTGGGTTTTATTCATTGTAGTCGTAAGGTATTTGACGAGATGCCGGTTAAGGATGTGGTCTCCTGGAACTCAATGATCTCAGGTTATGCTCAAAATGGTCTTGCAAGTGAGGCTATTGAAATTTACAACATGATGAAAAAATGTGATGACGTAGCACCAAACCAAGGAACTTGGGTTAGCATTTTGCCAGCCTATGCTCATCTAGGTGCGTTGCGAGAAGGAATGAGGACTCATGGGCATGTTTTCAGAGTAGCTCTTAATTTGGACGTCTTTGTTGGTACCTCCCTCATTGACCTTTATGGTAAATGTGGAAGACTGGATGATGCCATGTCTTTGTTTTACGAGGTGCCTAGGATGAGTACAGTCCCTTGGAATGCCATAATATCATGTCATGGTATTCATGGAAATGGCAGGGTTTCTCTGAAACTATTCAATGATATGCTGGGTGAAGGTGTTAAACCAGATCATGTAACATTTTTATCTCTATTGTCAGCTTGTAGCCATTCAGGATTAGTTGATGAAGGTAAGAGATACTTTCATATGATGGAGCAAGAGTTTGGCATCAAACCTGTTCTAAAGCACTATGGTTGCTTCGTTGATATGTTTGCTAGGGCTGGGCGCCTAGAAACAGCATACCGTTTTATAAAAAGCATGCCTTTGCAGCCTGATGCTTCAGTTTGGGGTGCTCTTCTAGGTGCATGTCGAATACATGGAAATGTTGAGTTGGGTAAATTGGCTTCAGATAATTTGTTTGAAGTTGACCCGGAGAATGTTGGGTACTATGTCGTGTTGTCTAACATCTATGCTAATTATGGGAAATGGGAGGGGGTGAATGAAGTGAGATCATTGGCTAGAGACAGGGGGTTGAAGAAGACTCCTGGATGGAGCTCAGTTGAACTGAACAATAAGATTGAAGTCTTTTACACAGGAAATCAATCTCATCCGCAATGCCATGAGATATACGAGGAATTAAGTATTTTAACTGCTAAGATGAAGACCCTAGGTTATACTCCAGACTATACTTTTGTATTACAAGATGTTGAGGATGACGAAAAGGAACAAATCCTTACCAGTCATAGTGAGAGATTGGCTATTGCTTATGGAATTCTTAACACTCCTCATAGAAGTCCTTTACGGATCTATAAAAACTTGCGGGTTTGTGGAGACTGCCACAATGTGACTAAACTTATTTCTAAGATAacagagagagagattattgtgAGGGACTCTAATCGCTTTCATCACTTCAAGGATGGTGTTTGTTCATGTGGGGATTACTGGTAA
- the LOC107810545 gene encoding pentatricopeptide repeat-containing protein At4g33990-like isoform X2, translated as MSQRLLLSFKGGRSTKSLPFFSFCCKLYSSRSCNEVLSNGVASRKKEINFEHLFKSCTKIYILKCLHALLAVSGKAQSIFIGTRLGNLYAHLGDVSLSQKTFCMIENKDAYTWNSMISSYVRNGHFRESLNCLNEMLSTADVKPDFYTFPPVLKACGNILDGARIHCWASKLGLEWDVFVAASLVHMYCRFQSSTFAFKIFKNMPFRDMGCWNAMISGFCQNGNAIEALSLLNEMRLEGIKMDSVTIATVLPICAQLDDIVHGMLIHLYVIKHGLELDVFVSNALINMYARFGELRHAQKVFDDMIVRDLISWNSLIAAYEQNNVPEKALKYFHEMMVNEIQPDLLTIVSLASSTAQTKNFHCCRSVHGFILRRCWIQEDVIVCNAVVDMYAKLGFIHCSRKVFDEMPVKDVVSWNSMISGYAQNGLASEAIEIYNMMKKCDDVAPNQGTWVSILPAYAHLGALREGMRTHGHVFRVALNLDVFVGTSLIDLYGKCGRLDDAMSLFYEVPRMSTVPWNAIISCHGIHGNGRVSLKLFNDMLGEGVKPDHVTFLSLLSACSHSGLVDEGKRYFHMMEQEFGIKPVLKHYGCFVDMFARAGRLETAYRFIKSMPLQPDASVWGALLGACRIHGNVELGKLASDNLFEVDPENVGYYVVLSNIYANYGKWEGVNEVRSLARDRGLKKTPGWSSVELNNKIEVFYTGNQSHPQCHEIYEELSILTAKMKTLGYTPDYTFVLQDVEDDEKEQILTSHSERLAIAYGILNTPHRSPLRIYKNLRVCGDCHNVTKLISKITEREIIVRDSNRFHHFKDGVCSCGDYW; from the exons ATGTCACAGAG ATTATTACTGTCGTTCAAAGGTGGGCGTTCCACAAAATCTCTACCATTCTTCTCTTTCTGTTGCAAGTTATACTCAAGTAGAAGTTGCAATGAGGTGTTATCAAATGGTGTTGCAAGCAGGAAAAAAGAGATCAACTTTGAGCATTTATTCAAATCCTGTACCAAAATCTACATTTTGAAGTGCCTTCATGCCCTTCTTGCTGTGTCAGGGAAGGCTCAGAGTATCTTTATCGGCACTAGACTTGGGAATCTTTATGCTCACTTGGGTGATGTTTCTTTGTCTCAGAAGACTTTCTGCATGATAGAGAATAAAGATGCttatacctggaattccatgatATCATCTTATGTTCGTAATGGCCATTTCCGTGAATCTCTGAATTGTTTGAATGAAATGTTGTCCACGGCTGATGTTAAGCCTGACTTTTACACTTTCCCTCCAGTGTTGAAAGCTTGCGGTAATATACTTGATGGTGCAAGAATACATTGCTGGGCTTCGAAACTTGGCTTAGAGTGGGATGTGTTTGTAGCTGCCTCCTTGGTGCATATGTATTGCCGTTTCCAATCATCTACTTTTGCCTTTAAAATTTTTAAGAATATGCCTTTTCGGGATATGGGTTGTTGGAATGCTATGATATCTGGATTTTGTCAGAATGGAAATGCTATAGAGGCATTGAGCCTGTTGAATGAGATGAGATTAGAGGGTATAAAAATGGATTCGGTGACTATCGCAACAGTACTTCCTATATGTGCGCAGCTTGATGATATTGTGCACGGGATGTTAATTCACTTGTATGTTATAAAGCATGGCCTAGAATTAGATGTCTTTGTATCGAATGCCTTAATAAACATGTACGCCAGATTTGGTGAGTTAAGACATGCACAAAAAGTATTTGATGATATGATTGTAAGAGATTTAATATCATGGAACTCTTTAATTGCTGCGTATGAGCAAAATAATGTACCTGAAAAGGCACTGAAGTACTTTCATGAGATGATGGTAAATGAGATTCAGCCTGACCTGTTGACGATAGTGAGTTTAGCTTCTAGTACAGCTCAGACCAAAAATTTCCATTGCTGCAGATCTGTTCATGGATTTATATTGAGGAGATGTTGGATTCAGGAGGATGTTATTGTGTGTAATGCTGTTGTGGATATGTATGCAAAATTGGGTTTTATTCATTGTAGTCGTAAGGTATTTGACGAGATGCCGGTTAAGGATGTGGTCTCCTGGAACTCAATGATCTCAGGTTATGCTCAAAATGGTCTTGCAAGTGAGGCTATTGAAATTTACAACATGATGAAAAAATGTGATGACGTAGCACCAAACCAAGGAACTTGGGTTAGCATTTTGCCAGCCTATGCTCATCTAGGTGCGTTGCGAGAAGGAATGAGGACTCATGGGCATGTTTTCAGAGTAGCTCTTAATTTGGACGTCTTTGTTGGTACCTCCCTCATTGACCTTTATGGTAAATGTGGAAGACTGGATGATGCCATGTCTTTGTTTTACGAGGTGCCTAGGATGAGTACAGTCCCTTGGAATGCCATAATATCATGTCATGGTATTCATGGAAATGGCAGGGTTTCTCTGAAACTATTCAATGATATGCTGGGTGAAGGTGTTAAACCAGATCATGTAACATTTTTATCTCTATTGTCAGCTTGTAGCCATTCAGGATTAGTTGATGAAGGTAAGAGATACTTTCATATGATGGAGCAAGAGTTTGGCATCAAACCTGTTCTAAAGCACTATGGTTGCTTCGTTGATATGTTTGCTAGGGCTGGGCGCCTAGAAACAGCATACCGTTTTATAAAAAGCATGCCTTTGCAGCCTGATGCTTCAGTTTGGGGTGCTCTTCTAGGTGCATGTCGAATACATGGAAATGTTGAGTTGGGTAAATTGGCTTCAGATAATTTGTTTGAAGTTGACCCGGAGAATGTTGGGTACTATGTCGTGTTGTCTAACATCTATGCTAATTATGGGAAATGGGAGGGGGTGAATGAAGTGAGATCATTGGCTAGAGACAGGGGGTTGAAGAAGACTCCTGGATGGAGCTCAGTTGAACTGAACAATAAGATTGAAGTCTTTTACACAGGAAATCAATCTCATCCGCAATGCCATGAGATATACGAGGAATTAAGTATTTTAACTGCTAAGATGAAGACCCTAGGTTATACTCCAGACTATACTTTTGTATTACAAGATGTTGAGGATGACGAAAAGGAACAAATCCTTACCAGTCATAGTGAGAGATTGGCTATTGCTTATGGAATTCTTAACACTCCTCATAGAAGTCCTTTACGGATCTATAAAAACTTGCGGGTTTGTGGAGACTGCCACAATGTGACTAAACTTATTTCTAAGATAacagagagagagattattgtgAGGGACTCTAATCGCTTTCATCACTTCAAGGATGGTGTTTGTTCATGTGGGGATTACTGGTAA